CCGTCTCTTTTGACGCTCAGCGCGCGGGCTGGATCTCTTTGGCGATGGAATCGAGCACCCCGTTGATGAAGTGCACCGCTTCCGGAGAAGAGAACTTGCGCGCGACCTCGAGGTACTCGTTGATCACGACCGGCTTGGGCGTCTGCGGATAGCCGAGGAACTCGGCGACGGCCGCGCGCAGCACGTTGCGGTCGACCGCGGCCATGCGGTCTACGCGCCAGTGCTCGGCATGCTTCTGGATGTGTTCGTCGATCTCGGGGGCGCGGTCGTGCGCGATGCGGAAGAGGTCGTCGGCGAACCCGCGGACCTCTTCCTCCACGTCCTTGCGCTCGCCCCAGAAGGTCTTGCGGACGTGCTCCGAGGTCTGCTTGCCCATATCGAGCTGGAACAGCATTTGCAGCGCGAATTCGCGGGATTTGCGGCGTGTGCCCATGCGGTGCCTAGACCTCGGTCAGTATCACTTCTGCCGTTTGGGATGCCCGTGCTGATCGAGCACGCGCTCCACGGTGCGGTGCAGGTCGCTAATGCGCAGCCGTTCGCGGCGGTCGCGCGCGCCTTCGGCGTCAACACTGAGGTCCGTCCGCTTATGCGCTCCACTCTTCGCGTGGATCGCCTTGCGCAATGACGCCATCTCCACGGCGGTGAGTGCGGCTTCGTATCCTTTATTACCACCCTTCAGGCCGGCGCGGTCGATGGCCTGCTCGAGCGACTCGCAGGTCAGCACGCCATACGCGTGCGGCACGCCGGTCTCTTGCGCGGATTGTCCGATGCCGCGCGTGACCTCGGTCGCGATGTGCTCGTAGTGCGTGGTGTCGCCGCGGATGATGCAGCCGAGGCAGAGGATGGCATCGTAGCGATGCGTCTCGGCCAGTTGGCGCGCCGCGACTGGGACCTCGAATGACCCCGGGACGCGAACCAGCTCGATGTGGTCGTCGTGCGCGCCCGCTTGGTGCAGCGCATCGAGCGCGGAGCTGAGCAGGCGCTCGGTGATGAACTCGTTGAAGCGTGCCACCACGATGCCAAAGCGGAAGCCTTCCGCGCGCAGCTTTCCCCCGACCGCGGCGTGCTTCGGCTTCGGCGGTGCCTCGGGTTTGTACTTCTTTGTCACAGGTAATGTTTCTCTTTTACCACGGAGACACGGAGGGCACGGAGAAGAACGGGAACCTGTTTCCTCCGTGTTCTCCGTGTCTCCGTGGTGAAACTACTTCCCCTTGAACGCCGCAGCGCGCTTTTCGAGGAAGGCCGACGTCCCCTCTTTCTTATCTTCAGTCGCGGCGACCACGGCGAAGAGTGCGGCTTCGAGGAAGAGGCCTTCGGCGAGCGGCATGTCCATGCCGTGGTTCACCGCTTCCATGGTGTACTGCACCGCCAGCGGCGCGTTGGCGATAATCTTCTGCGCGATGGCTTCGGCGCGCGCGATGAGCTCGGCTTGCGCTACGACTTCGTTGACCAGTCCGATGCGATGCGCTTCCTGCGCGGTGATCATCTCGCCGGTGAGCAGGAGTTGCATGGCGATCCCGGTGCCGACCAGGCGGGGCAGGCGCTGCGAGCCTCCATATCCTGCCATGATGCCGAGTTTTACTTCGGGCTGGCCGAGTTTTGCGTTCTCGCTTGCGAGACGGATGGTGCACGCCATAGCGAGCTCGCATCCGCCGCCGAGGGCGAATCCATTGATGCACGCGATGACCGGCTTCCC
The Acidobacteriota bacterium genome window above contains:
- the nusB gene encoding transcription antitermination factor NusB; translation: MGTRRKSREFALQMLFQLDMGKQTSEHVRKTFWGERKDVEEEVRGFADDLFRIAHDRAPEIDEHIQKHAEHWRVDRMAAVDRNVLRAAVAEFLGYPQTPKPVVINEYLEVARKFSSPEAVHFINGVLDSIAKEIQPAR
- a CDS encoding enoyl-CoA hydratase-related protein, which translates into the protein MKFQTLLFEIKNAIAYVTINRPDKLNALNSQVMDDLNSAFTAIRDTAEVRAAILTGSGEKAFVAGADIGELNQHDPVSAKVATHKGQAVLNLIENLGKPVIACINGFALGGGCELAMACTIRLASENAKLGQPEVKLGIMAGYGGSQRLPRLVGTGIAMQLLLTGEMITAQEAHRIGLVNEVVAQAELIARAEAIAQKIIANAPLAVQYTMEAVNHGMDMPLAEGLFLEAALFAVVAATEDKKEGTSAFLEKRAAAFKGK